The following proteins are co-located in the Palaemon carinicauda isolate YSFRI2023 chromosome 3, ASM3689809v2, whole genome shotgun sequence genome:
- the LOC137637865 gene encoding uncharacterized protein isoform X2, translated as MRLVDLFQIVAVSAIVYADPSLASVLTSAGNDLSNYTIRFVEGEELRGGVIISDGLVIPESDSFYSIEVDSFCECRMACWTNALCKAASTEPFEGKFLCRLSKNSPRYTDLKILGNATYFFFTSAIYNQLYKIMSDGFLYLYAAEWRDISYALTYCKQIPGHRLGMYDTPAQVEAIKNILVWTQHNDARAWTNQEDSGQKMYIEKTGTFAKVHPQAYVICQANPFGQK; from the exons ATGAGGCTAGTCGACCTATTCCAGATAGTTGCTGTATCTGCAATTGTCTATGCTGACCCGTCCTTGGCCTCAGTTCTAACTAGTGCTGGAAATGACCTGTCTAATTACACAATTAGGTTCGTGGAAGGCGAGGAATTACGAGGCGGCGTTATTATTTCTGATGGTCTGGTGATTCCTGAAAGCGACTCCTTCTACAGCATCGAAGTTGACAGTTTTT GTGAATGTCGTATGGCCTGTTGGACTAATGCATTGTGCAAAGCAGCTTCTACGGAACCTTTCGAAGGGAAATTTCTCTGCCGGCTTAGTAAGAATTCCCCGAGGTACACTGACTTGAAGATCCTTGGAAATGCGACTTACTTCTTCTTCACAA GTGCTATTTATAATCAATTATATAAGATAATGTCAGATGGCTTCCTGTACCTTTACGCTGCGGAGTGGAGAGACATCAGCTATGCTTTAACATACTGTAAGCAAATACCTGGCCATCGCCTTGGAATGTATGACACACCGGCCCAGGTTGAGGCTATCAAAAATATACTCGTATGGACCCAACACAATG ATGCAAGAGCCTGGACCAATCAGGAAGATTCTGGGCAGAAGATGTACATTGAAAAGACTGGTACTTTTGCTAAGGTTCATCCACAAGCTTATGTGATTTGTCAGGCCAACCCGTTCGGACAGAAGTGA